The following coding sequences lie in one Nakaseomyces glabratus chromosome I, complete sequence genomic window:
- the RIP1 gene encoding ubiquinol--cytochrome-c reductase catalytic subunit RIP1 (CAGL0I03190g~Putative ubiquinol-Cytochrome c reductase iron-sulfur protein), with the protein MSMLLRSSIKNGCRLNAARMFSTSLVANKSTYRTPNFDDVLRDDQNSDKSRSYAYFMVGSLGLLSSVGAKSTVETFVSSMSASADVLAMAKVEVNLAAIPEGKNVVVKWQGKPVFIRHRTAHEIDEANAVDMSVLKDPQTDADRVKDPKWLVMLGICTHLGCVPIGEAGDFGGWFCPCHGSHYDISGRIRKGPAPLNLEVPAYEFDGEKLVVG; encoded by the coding sequence ATGTCTATGCTATTAAGATCCTCCATCAAGAATGGTTGCAGATTGAATGCTGCTAGAATGTTTTCTACATCCCTAGTGGCTAACAAGAGTACTTACAGAACACCAAACTTCGACGATGTGCTCAGAGATGACCAAAACTCAGACAAGAGCCGTTCATATGCTTACTTCATGGTCGGTTCTCTAGGTTTACTATCATCCGTTGGTGCCAAGTCCACCGTTGAGACTTTCGTCTCCTCCATGTCTGCCTCTGCCGATGTCTTGGCCATGGCCAAGGTCGAAGTCAACCTGGCTGCTATACCTGAGGGTAAGAACGTTGTTGTCAAATGGCAAGGTAAGCCAGTCTTTATCAGACACAGAACAGCTCATGAAATCGATGAGGCCAACGCTGTCGACATGTCTGTATTAAAGGACCCACAAACAGATGCAGACAGAGTCAAGGATCCAAAGTGGTTAGTCATGTTGGGTATCTGTACCCACTTGGGTTGTGTCCCAATCGGTGAAGCCGGTGACTTCGGTGGTTGGTTCTGCCCTTGTCACGGTTCTCACTACGATATCTCTGGTAGAATTAGAAAGGGCCCAGCTCCTTTGAACTTGGAAGTCCCAGCTTATGAGTTTGACGGCGAGAAGTTGGTCGTCGGTTAA
- a CDS encoding uncharacterized protein (CAGL0I03212g~Ortholog(s) have cytoplasm, nucleus localization) has product MSYKIKFYALHGNVGVVTWNNSLYTLEDGFDLQEKVSSEVINVIAINRESVYAFIDYHHAFEIHNPDQMYVSDIPVKNTVHASNLCFFSTAGTLGLLNFDNGHIITEQLHSFSNMLIVDFMVEYKREFYEITLLTKSFTYNSYCLVRAKLIKENDNWGFLVSDITALFSLQSMLTCNINRRLHCMTIVNEESSIFFYHNGKLKQFSTNFTFFKNDFDGYRIHCSMLNKNLFELSIYSLVNCSTLETKIDLQKPESQTILNFKQVSATTEPVTDMAFLNTRDIFLISINDQLLLINTRNKSKKVLSCSKKIGNSVVLDMMVQNEDQGIALITVGIDMSTRSGYFQKLMHSTSHYRIKASKTIHFDNDNAIEALWITQAFGLVTFSKKYLQYSNSETRLNNRPYMITPNNYIVENTIDLISAKVIPTSEGKEICLIHRFGNRIDILEINSEGSLINMKSFNDQTIEDRALIFGLKDDYIYYYLDFEIKALSICDDTLDTEILCLTNAPIVDGIMLKMANADAIVVSDAVGNLSIIDLETKKLEHIIQSKDNGPLQFLPLNIKTGKLIAYNEECTLIIDLGTKVFEWIDCRFRTTKLVVQEHNNGYKLFYLRDKNTVDTFILEPMKNHLLEICNFTVDQSRYYQCQFIPQSIISLPTTEPQHFAMSYVENEDAIITIFDSKIRNHIGSLRIKVSDRANFVTKLFSLNSMDPEIENFERKKYKDLMLVQIVDIESIKIYLLELLKKKIIKNHGFIILNSPINQISIRPNEIDLILDSHCINVVKILKNEKGEYTLKPKSTLDVAKKQKKQFTVIKENNDLPLISPKVFILSDNILYEKNGNNCLVFDEVFISHGWSKELYHIDTDKCINKEYAKIEFDVILGFNKQSETVTLLTGSTDKYQLLEISAGSNVIQVAPIDIKESRVVAADCSHCLFLVNCACNRLFVLDIWKDFHSHEFKYQLKRVNKN; this is encoded by the coding sequence ATGTCATACAAGATCAAATTCTATGCACTGCACGGTAATGTAGGCGTTGTTACGTGGAACAACAGCTTATATACGCTCGAAGATGGCTTTGATTTGCAAGAGAAGGTTTCTTCTGAGGTAATAAACGTGATAGCAATAAACCGTGAATCGGTGTATGCTTTTATCGACTACCACCATGCCTTTGAGATACATAACCCCGATCAAATGTATGTATCTGATATTCCTGTTAAAAATACTGTACACGCCAGTAATTTATGTTTTTTCTCTACTGCTGGTACTCTTGGGTTACTAAACTTTGACAATGGCCACATAATAACTGAACAATTGCATTCATTCAGCAATATGCTCATTGTTGACTTCATGGTCGAATACAAAAGAGAGTTCTACGAAATTACTCTATTGACTAAATCGTTCACATACAATTCATACTGTTTAGTAAGAGCCAAActaataaaagaaaatgataattgGGGGTTTCTGGTGTCTGATATTACTGCTTTGTTCTCACTTCAATCAATGCTGACGTGCAATATCAATAGACGCTTACACTGCATGACAATAGTCAACGAAGAAAGTAGtatctttttttatcaCAATGGTAAACTAAAACAATTCTCCACCAACTTCACTTTCTTTAAAAATGACTTTGATGGTTATAGAATCCATTGCTCTATGCTCaacaaaaatttgtttgaGTTATCTATCTATTCGTTAGTAAATTGCTCCACTTTGGAAACGAAGATCGATTTGCAGAAACCAGAATCCCAAACAATACTAAACTTCAAGCAAGTGAGCGCAACCACTGAGCCTGTAACTGACATGGCCTTCCTTAATACACGAGATATATTCCTCATATCCATAAATGATCAACTACTACTTATAAACACCAGAAATAAAAGTAAGAAAGTACTGTCATGCTCTAAGAAGATCGGTAATTCTGTTGTACTTGACATGATGGTGCAAAACGAAGATCAAGGCATCGCTCTGATCACAGTTGGTATTGATATGAGCACAAGGTCTGGATATTTCCAGAAACTGATGCATTCAACGTCACATTATCGAATTAAAGCATCAAAGACTATACACTTCGATAATGATAACGCAATAGAGGCGCTCTGGATTACACAAGCCTTTGGGTTGGTGACTTTCAGCAAAAAATACCTACAGTACTCTAATAGTGAAACGAGACTGAATAACCGCCCGTACATGATAACTCCTAACAACTATATTGTTGAAAACACAATTGACCTAATTAGTGCAAAAGTAATCCCTACAAGTGAAGGTAAAGAAATATGTTTAATTCATCGCTTTGGGAATAGAATTGACATTTTAGAAATTAATTCGGAGGGCTCTCTGATAAATATGAAATCCTTCAACGATCAAACAATTGAGGATAGAGCTTTAATTTTTGGATTGAAGGatgattatatttattactatttagactttgaaatcaaagCACTTTCGATCTGCGATGACACATTAGATACGGAAATTCTATGTTTAACTAATGCCCCTATTGTTGATGGTATAATGTTGAAAATGGCTAATGCGGATGCAATAGTTGTGTCAGACGCTGTAGGGAACTTGAGTATTATTGACcttgaaaccaaaaaattgGAACATATTATTCAATCAAAAGATAATGGACCTCTTCAGTTTTTGCCTTTGAACATTAAAACAGGAAAGCTTATAGCGTATAATGAAGAATGCACCTTGATTATTGATCTAGGCACAAAAGTCTTTGAATGGATTGACTGCAGATTCAGAACTACTAAGTTAGTCGTCCAAGAACATAACAATGGTTACAAACTGTTCTATTTGAGAGATAAAAATACGGTGGATACATTTATATTAGAGCCCATGAAAAATCATTTGCTCGAGATATGCAACTTTACTGTTGATCAATCCCGATACTATCAATGCCAGTTTATTCCTCAatcaattatttcattacCTACAACTGAGCCACAGCATTTTGCTATGAGTTAtgttgaaaatgaagatgcTATAATTACAATCTTTGACTCAAAAATACGGAATCATATTGGAAGCTTGAGAATAAAAGTTTCTGACAGGGCTAATTTTGTCACTAAATTATTCTCGTTGAATTCTATGGATCCCGAAATTGAGAATTttgaaaggaaaaaatataagGATTTGATGCTGGTCCAAATAGTTGATATTGaatcaataaaaatatacctACTTgaacttttgaagaaaaaaataataaaaaaccATGGGTTTATTATCTTGAATTCCCcaataaatcaaataagCATAAGGCCAAACGAAATAGATCTTATACTTGATTCACATTGTATAAATGTGGTAAAGATTCTAAAAAATGAGAAAGGGGAATATACGTTAAAGCCTAAATCTACTCTTGACGTTGccaagaaacaaaagaaacagtTTACTGTAATAAAAGAGAATAATGACCTGCCTCTAATATCTCCTAAAGTATTCATTCTATCAGATAACATATTATATGAGAAGAATGGTAATAATTGCTTAGTTTTTGACGAGGTCTTCATTTCCCATGGGTGGTCGAAAGAACTCTACCATATTGACACAGATAAATGTATAAATAAGGAATATGCAAAGATAGAATTTGATGTTATTCTGGGGTTCAATAAGCAGTCAGAGACTGTAACATTACTTACAGGGTCAACAGACAAATATCAGTTGCTAGAGATATCGGCTGGTAGCAATGTTATTCAAGTTGCTCCTATTGACATAAAGGAATCGAGAGTAGTAGCAGCTGATTGCAGCCATTGCCTGTTTTTGGTAAACTGTGCCTGTAATAGGCTTTTTGTGTTAGACATATGGAAAGATTTCCATTCTCATGAATTTAAATATCAGTTAAAAAGAGTCAACAAAAACTAA
- the SNU13 gene encoding RNA binding protein SNU13 (CAGL0I03234g~Ortholog(s) have U3 snoRNA binding, U4 snRNA binding activity and role in mRNA splicing, via spliceosome, maturation of SSU-rRNA from tricistronic rRNA transcript (SSU-rRNA, 5.8S rRNA, LSU-rRNA)), with amino-acid sequence MSAPNPKAFPLADEKLSQQILDVVQQAANLRQLKKGANEATKTLNRGISEFIIMAADCEPIEILLHLPLLCEDKNVPYVFVPSRVALGRACGVSRPVIAASITTNDASAIKNQIYAVKDKIETLLI; translated from the coding sequence ATGTCTGCTCCAAACCCAAAGGCTTTCCCATTGGCTGACGAAAAGTTGTCCCAACAGATCTTGGATGTTGTTCAACAAGCTGCTAACTTGAGacaattgaagaagggTGCTAACGAGGCTACCAAGACTTTGAACCGTGGTATCTCTGAATTCATCATCATGGCTGCTGACTGTGAAcctattgaaattttgttGCACTTGCCATTGTTGTGTGAAGATAAGAACGTTCCATACGTCTTTGTCCCATCTAGAGTTGCTCTAGGTAGAGCTTGTGGTGTTTCTAGACCAGTTATCGCTGCTTCTATTACCACAAACGATGCTTCTGCTATCAAGAACCAAATCTACGCCGTCAAGGACAAGATCGAAACTTTGTTGATCTAA
- the POL32 gene encoding DNA polymerase delta subunit POL32 (CAGL0I03256g~Protein of unknown function) has product MIKMDEEVKEFINDRLFHQAKPVLFTDLISKFGIGPDVAKGSMFHYYKTVSDNAKFHCVVVCCLKDNRIFIVQDLAKIGQLEEDVIDCFIYAFSPTSEVIPYNEVYKQSEQTLTIKNSYELVHTETNGSSVTKAPVDKPIKRENGQAKKEQTPPAAPQKPKKDMGLRSTALLARMRKEREDKEQERQAELKRRREENAKRELDRDPKKAKQMDELSKMFDNDDDDDLMDIDDDENDNNAIKMEEHQDNRPATAPTTASHINESKMEDILDTTAEESLLEIKKDQKDSAPEMSSQVEQTDEPVKKEQEPETYVDEDGYIVTRRADPKEKKATPPVKKTTPAVRAKTDPTPKPKRKQGTIESFFKRK; this is encoded by the coding sequence ATGATCAAGatggatgaagaagttaagGAATTTATCAATGATCGGTTATTCCATCAAGCGAAGCCAGTGCTGTTTACAGATCTGATTAGCAAGTTTGGTATAGGACCCGACGTTGCCAAGGGGAGCATGTTCCATTATTACAAGACTGTCAGCGACAATGCTAAGTTTCATTGTGTAGTGGTGTGCTGTCTCAAGGACAACAGGATCTTTATCGTGCAGGACCTTGCTAAGATTGGACAATTAGAAGAGGACGTTATTGACTGTTTTATCTACGCTTTTAGTCCTACAAGCGAAGTGATCCCATATAATGAAGTGTATAAGCAATCTGAACAGACGCTGACAATTAAGAACAGTTATGAGCTAGTGCATACAGAGACTAATGGTAGCTCAGTGACGAAAGCACCTGTTGATAAGCCCATCAAGAGGGAGAACGGTCAGGccaaaaaagaacaaacaCCTCCTGCTGCACCACAAAAGCCAAAGAAGGATATGGGTCTGCGGTCTACGGCGTTACTGGCAAGGATGAGAAAAGAACGGGAGGACAAAGAGCAAGAGAGACAAGCTGAGttgaagagaagaagagaagaaaatgcGAAGCGTGAGTTAGACCGCGATCCTAAAAAGGCCAAACAGATGGACGAATTATCGAAAATGTTTGATAATGATGACGACGATGACCTGATGGAtatagatgatgatgagaaCGACAACAATGCCATCAAGATGGAGGAACACCAGGATAATAGACCAGCTACAGCTCCGACTACCGCATCGCATATTAATGAAAGTAAGATGGAAGATATTCTGGACACTACTGCAGAAGAATCACTACTGGAGATAAAGAAGGACCAAAAGGACAGTGCACCCGAGATGTCATCCCAAGTGGAGCAAACAGATGAGCCTGTTAAAAAGGAACAAGAACCGGAGACATatgttgatgaagatggttATATAGTGACCCGCCGTGCAGATccaaaggaaaagaaagctACACCACCGGTGAAGAAAACTACACCAGCGGTAAGGGCGAAGACCGATCCTACACCAAAACCCAAGAGGAAGCAAGGAACCATAGAaagtttcttcaaaaggAAGTAG
- the BUD16 gene encoding putative pyridoxal kinase BUD16 (CAGL0I03300g~Ortholog(s) have role in cellular bud site selection, pyridoxal phosphate biosynthetic process and cytosol, nucleus localization), with protein MDKVRSVLATQSHVVHGYVGNKAATFPLQCLGWDVDCCNSVQFSNHTGYGMDKVFGSATSENDLDEILKGLMKNFPAGYDALLSGYLPNAMSVRRVGENYSRYKKENPGTIWLLDPVMGDEGELYVNEDVVPEYKKLALSEDNLVDIITPNQFEMEILYGQPINSQEELLTALRELHKYIPVIVVTSCNSKLFNDDDSIYCVASMRDSSAYAFRIPLIKSYFTGVGDLFSALLLDRVYKLLDNEDSTTNLTLKDQINSVLNVIQNVLKVTKHMAPKNINSKMGSSIDMKEMELRIIASRDLYDGNAYFDGSIHYEKSDIDYSFLTLRP; from the coding sequence ATGGATAAGGTTCGCAGTGTGCTGGCAACACAGTCACACGTTGTTCATGGATACGTTGGTAACAAAGCAGCAACTTTCCCTTTGCAATGTTTGGGATGGGATGTAGACTGCTGTAACAGCGTGCAGTTCTCAAACCACACCGGCTATGGTATGGATAAAGTTTTTGGATCAGCCACAAGTGAAAACGATCTTGATGAAATACTGAAGGGACTCATGAAGAATTTCCCAGCAGGCTATGACGCTCTACTATCCGGTTACTTACCTAATGCTATGTCTGTTCGTCGTGTTGGGGAGAACTATAGTAGATATAAGAAAGAGAATCCCGGTACAATTTGGCTGCTCGATCCAGTAATGGGAGATGAGGGCGAACTGTATGTAAATGAGGATGTGGTTCCAGAGTACAAGAAACTAGCACTAAGTGAGGATAACTTGGTTGATATTATCACTCCAAACCAGTTTGAAATGGAGATACTATATGGCCAGCCCATCAACTCACAAGAAGAGCTTCTCACTGCACTGCGAGAACTACATAAATACATCCCAGTTATTGTTGTAACATCCTGCAATTCTAAACTGTTCAACGATGATGATTCAATCTATTGTGTAGCATCAATGAGGGATTCATCCGCATACGCCTTCAGAATTCCACTAATAAAGTCATACTTTACAGGTGTTGGCGACCTTTTTTCGGCACTATTACTTGATAGAGTGTATAAACTACTTGACAACGAGGACTCCACAACAAACTTGACATTAAAGGACCAAATCAACAGCGTCCTTAACGTTATACAAAACGTTCTAAAGGTCACAAAACATATGGCCCCAAAGAACATAAACTCTAAGATGGGCTCATCCATAGATATGAAAGAAATGGAATTACGCATCATTGCCTCTAGAGACCTCTATGATGGCAATGCATACTTCGATGGTTCAATCCACTACGAAAAATCAGATATTGATTACTCATTTTTAACACTTAGACCCTAg
- the ECM10 gene encoding Hsp70 family ATPase ECM10 (CAGL0I03322g~Ortholog(s) have role in protein refolding, protein targeting to mitochondrion, spore germination and mitochondrial membrane, mitochondrial nucleoid localization), which translates to MLSARNVMGKSMNRVATRLQSTKVQGQVIGIDLGTTNSAVAVMEGKVPKIIENAEGARTTPSVVAFTKEGERLVGIPAKRQAVVNPENTLFATKRLIGRRFEDAEVQRDIKQVPYKIIKHSNGDAWVEARGQSYSPAQVGGFVLNKMKETAEAYLGKPAKNAVVTVPAYFNDSQRQATKDAGQIVGLNVLRVVNEPTAAALAYGLEKADAKVVAVFDLGGGTFDISILDIDNGVFEVKSTNGDTHLGGEDFDIVLLREIVSRFKAESGIDLENDRMAVQRIREAAEKAKIELSSTVSTEINLPFITADASGPKHINMKFSRAQFETLTEPLIKRTIEPVKKALKDANLSTSDVSDVLLVGGMSRMPKVVETVKQLFGKEPSKAVNPDEAVAIGAAIQGAVLSGEVTDVLLLDVTPLSLGIETLGGVFTRLIPRNTTIPTKKSQIFSTAAAGQTSVEIRVFQGERELVKDNKLIGNFNLSGIPPAPKGVPQIEVTFDIDADGIINVSARDKATNKDAAITVAGSSGLSDAEIEQMVNDAEKFKSQDEARRQAIETANKADQLANDTENSLKEFEGKLDKAEAQKVQDQINSLREIITKVQSGEEVSAEDLKTKTEELQTSSMKLFEQMYKNDSGNTNAQQGEGENKQ; encoded by the coding sequence ATGTTGTCAGCTAGGAATGTCATGGGCAAGTCCATGAACCGTGTTGCCACACGTTTGCAATCCACGAAGGTTCAAGGCCAAGTTATCGGTATTGATTTGGGTACCACTAACTCTGCCGTTGCTGTTATGGAAGGTAAAGTTCCAAAGATTATTGAGAATGCTGAAGGTGCCAGAACTACTCCATCTGTTGTTGCTTTCACCAAGGAAGGTGAGAGATTGGTTGGTATTCCAGCCAAGCGTCAAGCTGTTGTTAACCCAGAGAACACCTTGTTTGCTACCAAGCGTTTGATTGGTCGTCGTTTCGAGGATGCCGAAGTTCAAAGAGATATCAAGCAAGTTCCATATAAAATCATCAAGCACAGCAATGGTGACGCTTGGGTCGAAGCTAGAGGCCAAAGCTACTCTCCAGCACAAGTTGGTGGTTTCGTTCTGAACAAGATGAAGGAAACCGCTGAAGCTTACCTTGGTAAGCCAGCTAAGAACGCTGTCGTCACTGTCCCAGCCTACTTCAACGACTCTCAAAGACAAGCCACCAAAGATGCCGGTCAAATTGTCGGTTTGAACGTTTTGCGTGTTGTTAACGAGCCAACTGCTGCCGCTTTGGCTTACGGTCTAGAAAAGGCTGACGCTAAGGTCGTCGCCGTCTTCGATTTGGGTGGTGGTACTTTCGATATCTCTATCCTAGATATCGACAACGGTGTCTTCGAAGTCAAGTCCACCAACGGTGACACTCACTTGGGTGGTGAAGATTTCGATATCGTTCTATTGAGAGAAATCGTCTCTCGTTTCAAGGCCGAATCTGGTATCGACCTAGAAAACGACCGTATGGCCGTTCAAAGAATCAGAGAAGCCGCTGAAAAGGCCAAGATCGAATTGTCTTCCACCGTTTCTACCGAAATCAACTTGCCATTTATCACAGCTGATGCCTCTGGTCCAAAGCACATTAACATGAAGTTCAGCAGAGCTCAGTTCGAAACTCTAACAGAACCATTGATCAAGAGAACTATCGAACCAGTCAAGAAGGCCTTGAAGGATGCTAACTTGTCTACTTCTGATGTCTCTGATGTTCTGCTAGTTGGTGGTATGTCCAGAATGCCAAAGGTCGTTGAAACCGTTAAGCAATTGTTCGGTAAGGAACCATCCAAGGCTGTTAACCCAGATGAAGCTGTTGCTATTGGTGCTGCTATTCAAGGTGCTGTCTTATCCGGTGAAGTCACCGATGTCTTGTTGCTGGATGTCACCCCATTGTCTCTAGGTATTGAAACTTTGGGTGGTGTCTTCACTAGATTGATTCCAAGAAACACAACTATTCCAACCAAGAAGTCTCAAATTTTCTCTACTGCTGCTGCCGGTCAAACCTCTGTTGAAATTAGAGTCTTCCAAGGTGAAAGAGAATTGGTCAAGGACAACAAGTTGATCGGTAACTTCAACTTGTCTGGTATTCCACCAGCTCCAAAGGGTGTTCCTCAAATTGAGGTTACTTTCGACATTGATGCTGATGGTATCATCAACGTCTCTGCTAGAGACAAGGCTACCAACAAGGATGCCGCTATCACTGTCGCTGGTTCCTCTGGTTTGTCAGATGCTGAAATTGAGCAAATGGTTAACGACGCTGAGAAGTTCAAGTCTCAAGACGAAGCTAGAAGACAAGCTATTGAAACCGCTAACAAGGCTGACCAATTGGCCAACGATACCGAAAACTCTTTGAAGGAATTCGAGGGTAAATTGGACAAGGCTGAAGCTCAAAAGGTTCAAGATCAAATCAACTCTTTGAGAGAAATTATCACCAAGGTTCAAAGTGGTGAAGAAGTTAGTGCTGAAGATTTGAAGACCAAGACTGAAGAATTGCAAACCTCTTCCATGAAGCTATTTGAACAAATGTACAAGAACGACTCCGGTAACACCAACGCTCAACAAGGTGAAGGTGAAAACAAGCAATAG